The Plasmodium knowlesi strain H genome assembly, chromosome: 14 genome has a segment encoding these proteins:
- a CDS encoding signal peptidase, putative codes for MNRSSHYVKRSYALIFLRKNILHTNSINNNSISYHGNCKGEHIFQKCYAKFLEERKRLQSVLCRSANACNFVLSPRSRGSSLKCYSERKKRGNNKYRTRRRNFFFFNFVKINNPLNFIKKIILSFLLIFGINNYVIDMTLTSGSSMCPLINKNGVILFYVCDDTVRFIHQARSIFLYSCINLLLRCYALIGSNIEQSYMVILNNKIFSLIEKLKRIMAENKHVYRRGDVILLTSPVNEKKRVCKRIIAIGNDKLFVDNIKAFVHVPKDNVWVEGDNKMDSFDSRNYGFVHMDLIIGRVIFLLDPFINFRFISNRTS; via the coding sequence ATGAACAGAAGTAGCCATTACGTCAAAAGATCATATgcactaatttttttacggaaaaatattttacacacGAATAGtattaataataattctATTAGCTACCATGGGAACTGCAAGGGAGAACATATATTCCAAAAATGTTATGCTAAATttttggaagaaagaaaaaggctgCAAAGTGTACTGTGTAGAAGTGCGAACGCTTGCAACTTTGTGTTGTCCCCAAGGAGTAGAGGTTCTTCATTGAAGTGCTACtctgaaaggaagaaaagaggtAACAATAAATACAGaacgagaagaagaaattttttttttttcaattttgtaaaaattaataaccccttgaattttataaaaaaaataatattatcCTTTTTACTTATTTTTGGAATAAATAATTATGTTATCGATATGACGCTCACGAGTGGATCGAGTATGTGTccattaataaataaaaacggAGTCATCTTATTTTACGTGTGTGATGACACTGTAAGATTTATTCACCAAGCGCGTAGCATCTTTCTCTACAGTTGTATAAACCTACTGCTTCGTTGTTACGCTCTAATTGGATCAAACATTGAGCAATCGTATATGgtcattttaaataataaaattttcagcCTCATAgaaaagttaaaaagaataatggCAGAAAATAAACATGTTTACAGAAGAGGCGATGTCATATTATTAACTTCTCCtgtgaatgaaaagaaaagagtgtGTAAAAGGATTATTGCCATAGGAAATGATAAATTATTCGTTGATAATATAAAGGCATTTGTCCACGTTCCTAAGGATAACGTATGGGTAGAAGGGGACAACAAAATGGATTCTTTTGACAGTCGAAATTATGGATTTGTTCATATGGATTTAATAATTGGCAGAGTCATTTTCTTGCTCGATCCGTTTATCAACTTTCGTTTTATTAGTAACAGAACGAGTTGA
- a CDS encoding SNARE protein, putative: MSQRRSAYSQRNKISEIEKKCEESLNEILRSANEVTEISKKAEQELEHQTEQIKHINKETENIEENLNQSQYHLEGIKYWWKNINSFLGFETFNSSENKTVNNQPNNNTKKNTNHNYNNKYANNDDKFCRSPLNIQGTPKRKGTFDEKYESDLTTLSSMLDELHTRALVMGNTINEQNRMLGDVNEKMENNIEKIRDQQKMMKEIMKK; encoded by the exons atgagTCAAAGAAGATCTGCCTACTCCCAAAGAAat AAAATAAGTgagattgaaaaaaaatgcgaagaaAGTTTGAATGAAATACTGAGGTCAGCAAATGAAGTTACGGAAATTTCTAAAAAAGCGGAACAGGAGTTAGAACATCAGACAG aacaaataaaacatATTAATAAGGAGACCGAAAATATTGAGGAAAACCTGAATCAAAGTCAGTACCACttggaaggaataaaatactggtggaaaaatataaactcATTCCTAGGATTCGAAACGTTTAACAGTAGCGAAAATAAAACCGTAAATAATCAGCCGAATAATAACacgaagaaaaatacaaatcataattataataataaatatgcaAATAATGACGACAAGTTTTGTAGAAGCCCTCTGAATATACAAGGGACACCCAAaa GGAAAGGCACATTTGACGAAAAGTACGAAAGCGACTTGACTACCTTGTCTTCCATG CTGGACGAATTGCACACCAGAGCCTTGGTCATGGGGAACACAATAAACGAGCAGAACAGGATG CTAGGGGATGTGAacgagaaaatggaaaacaacaTAGAGAAAATTCGGGATCagcaaaaaatgatgaaggaaattatgaaaaagtgA
- a CDS encoding ras-related protein Rab-11A, putative, whose product MSMKEDYYDYLFKIVLIGDSGVGKSNLLSRFTRDEFNLESKSTIGVEFATKSIQLKNNKIIKAQIWDTAGQERYRAITSAYYRGAVGALLVYDITKKNSFENIEKWLKELRDNADSNIVILLVGNKSDLKHLRVINDNEATQFAKKEKLAFIETSALEATNVELAFHQLLNEIYNVRQKKQGTKNEDSMSIQPRGKKINVDDDNDENNSKKKSKCC is encoded by the exons atgtcaATGAAGGAAGATTACTACGACTACCTTTTTAAAA TTGTTCTGATAGGAGATTCCGGCGTGGGAAAATCGAACTTACTCTCCAG ATTCACGAGAGACGAATTTAATCTAGAAAGTAAAAGCACCATAGGTGTAGAATTCGCCACAAAAAGCATtcagttaaaaaataataaaataataaaagcaCAGATATGGGACACAGCCGGGCAAGAGAGATATAGGGCCATCACCTCCGCGTATTATCGAGGGGCAGTTGGGGCCTTGCTTGTGTACGacataacaaaaaaaaactcattcGAGAATATTGAAAAGTGGCTCAAGGAGTTAAGAGATAATGCTGATTCCAACATTGTTATACTACTGGTTGGTAACAAAAGTGACTTAAAACATTTACGTGTAATAAACGATAATGAAGCAACTCAGTTTgcgaagaaagaaaaattagcCTTCATAGAGACCTCTGCTCTGGAAGCTACCAACGTGGAACTAGCGTTTCACCAGTTACTGAATG AAATTTACAACGTCCGGCAGAAAAAACaaggcacaaaaaatgaagacagCATGTCCATCCAACCTcgcgggaaaaaaataaat GTGGACGACGACAATGACGAGAATaattcaaagaaaaaatcgaagTGTTGTTGA
- a CDS encoding dihydrolipoyllysine-residue succinyltransferase component of 2-oxoglutarate dehydrogenase complex, putative codes for MTQNLVLRLNKPLFYNAKGISRILNLECKQSVKCHSKFKRCFSIETIKVPRLGDSITEGTISEWKKKVGDYVKMDETITIIDTDKVSVDINSQFSGELSNIFAEAGEIVLVDAPLCEIDTSVEAPAHITEVKKGITQSKSEKESEETGKEEESGEKEHNVAHKESERRVSEENNGKMIYEPVSERTETRVRMLPIRKRIAERLKESQNTCALLTTFNECDMSKVIVLRSELKDIFQKKYGCKLGFVSLFMHASTLALKKMPQVNAYIDKDEIVYRNYIDISVAVATPNGLTVPIIRDCQNKKLSELELALSELATKARNNKLSLDDFTGGTFTISNGGVFGSMLSTPIVNMPQSAILGMHTIKDRAVVVNNEIVIRPIMYLALTYDHRLLDGRDAVQFLSAIKDYIENPNLMLID; via the exons ATGACACAGAACCTTGTGCTTCGATTGAAC AAACCCCTGTTTTATAATGCTAAAGGGATTAGCAGGATCCTCAACCTGGAGTGTAAACAATCCGTGAAATGCCATTCCAAATTTAAAAGATGCTTCTCCATAG AAACGATAAAGGTACCCAGGCTTGGAGATTCCATTACGGAAGGTACCATAAgtgaatggaagaaaaaagtgggcGATTATGTTAAGATGGATGAAACGATAACCATTATCGATACGGACAAAGTAAGCGTCGACATAAACTCCCAATTCAGTGGGGAGCTTTCAAACATATTTGCGGAAGCGGGAGAAATCGTTTTGGTGGATGCGCCCCTATGTGAAATAGACACTTCAGTGGAGGCACCTGCTCACATAACAGAagtgaagaaaggaataacACAAAGCAAATCTGAGAAAGAGAGTGAAGAAactggaaaggaagaagagagtgGTGAAAAGGAACATAATGTCGCGCACAAAGAAAGCGAAAGAAGAGtaagtgaagaaaataacGGGAAAATGATATACGAACCCGTCAGTGAAAGAACGGAAACGAGAGTACGCATGTTGCCAATAAGAAAACGAATTGCAGAAAGGCTCAAGGAATCCCAAAATACGTGCGCCTTACTAACAACATTTAACGAATGCGATATGAGCAAAGTGATAGTCCTACGCAGTGAGTTAAAAGATATCTTTCAAAAGAAGTATGGATGCAAATTAGGGTTCGTGTCTCTCTTCATGCATGCGTCAACCTTAGCTCTAAAAAAGATGCCACAAGTAAATGCATACATCGATAAGGATGAAATTGTGTACAGGAATTATATTGACATATCCGTAGCAGTGGCCACACCCAACGGATTAACAGTTCCAATTATTCGAGATtgtcaaaataaaaaattatcagAACTTGAATTAGCTCTATCCGAGTTAGCTACCAAAGCTAGAAACAACAAATTGTCGTTAGACGATTTCACGGGTGGTACTTTTACCATTTCGAATGGAGGTGTTTTTGGTAGCATGTTAAGCACACCTATTGTGAACATGCCACAATCAGCTATTCTGGGTATGCACACAATAAAAGATAGAGCCGTAGTGGTAAACAATGAAATTGTCATTAGACCTATCATGTATTTAGCCCTAACTTATGACCACAGATTACTGGATGGAAGGGATGCCGTACAATTTTTGAGCGCAATAAAGGATTATATAGAAAACCCCAACCTTATGTTGATTGATTAG
- a CDS encoding RNA-binding protein, putative, which produces MSDDNATEVLYVGGIDETIDEKSLYDIFSSFGDVRNIEVPINFVTKKNRGFAFVEYVEKDDAKHALYNMNNFELNGKRIYVNYSRNKKMEQYKPVWIDDLYNQEKMKQMEEGNSNQVENVEKDPPDE; this is translated from the exons atGAGTGATGATAACGCTACTGAGGTGCTGTATGTCGGGGGAATTGATGAGACAATAGACGAAAAGAGTTTGtatgacattttttcttcctttggtgATGTAAGAAATATCGAGGTGCCTATAAATTTCGTTACAA aGAAAAATCGAGGATTCGCATTCGTAGAGTATGTGGAGAAGGATGATGCGAAGCATGCCCTATACAACATGAATAATTTTGAATTAAATGGAAAGAGAATTTATGTCAACTATTCcagaaataagaaaatggAACAGTATAAGCCGG TTTGGATAGACGATTTGTATAACCAGGAAAAGATGAAACAGATGGAGGAGGGGAATTCAAAC CAAGTGGAAAACGTAGAGAAGGACCCCCCTGatgaataa